In a genomic window of Lacrimispora sp. BS-2:
- a CDS encoding GH25 family lysozyme produces MRHKKIGMQFAAAALCAFIGMSAGFGPAMNSWAAGYEKVNGHYQLANGTVIEEVIARGIDVSRWQGNVNWTSVASDDVSFVMLGTRSKGVVDPYFHTNVQGASAAGLKVGAYIYSLATTPDMAREEADFVLNLVKDYPISFPIAFDAEDSATLGTLPPAQVSEVINAFCQRIADAGYYPIVYANDYWLSNKIDLSNMHYDVWVARYEAKHVYSNPIMWQVTSTGSINGINGNVDIDFLYKDLTPKLPGNMWRTIGGKTYYYQNYSIQKNAWINDGSGWFFMNEEGLAATGWFDKDGLRYYLDETSGRMNTGWKQLSGKWYFFNPSGSMNTGWLADNGSRYYLGSDGVMNTGWQELNGQYYYLDPSSGQMAAGWKNLNGKWYFLQESGVMATGWLDNNGARYYLNNDGSMATGWYTEGSSKYYLAGNGAVSTGWQFIDNSWYFFNQSGAMATGWINPDGSWYYLANDGKMQSGWLEERGTKYYLSTSSGKMTVGWRQIDGNWYYFGGNGAMATGMTQVGGLQYYLNPADGKMAVSTTFVLDGVSYTADANGACTVTPQTASGQTEGETTAESQAGQTETAPTDSTSNQTKEIGPGIH; encoded by the coding sequence TTGAGACACAAGAAAATAGGCATGCAGTTTGCCGCAGCAGCATTATGTGCCTTTATAGGAATGTCTGCGGGGTTTGGCCCTGCCATGAATTCCTGGGCAGCAGGCTATGAAAAGGTCAATGGCCATTATCAGCTTGCAAACGGTACGGTAATTGAAGAGGTAATTGCCAGAGGAATCGATGTCTCCAGATGGCAGGGCAATGTAAACTGGACCTCTGTGGCTTCAGATGATGTAAGCTTTGTCATGCTGGGCACCAGATCCAAGGGTGTTGTGGATCCATATTTCCATACCAATGTGCAGGGTGCATCAGCAGCAGGATTGAAAGTGGGCGCTTACATATATTCTCTGGCTACCACTCCGGATATGGCCAGGGAGGAAGCGGATTTTGTCCTCAATCTGGTTAAGGATTATCCCATTTCCTTTCCCATCGCTTTTGACGCAGAAGACAGCGCCACCCTTGGAACTCTCCCTCCAGCACAGGTAAGTGAAGTAATCAACGCATTCTGCCAGCGCATTGCAGACGCCGGATATTACCCTATCGTTTATGCTAATGATTACTGGTTATCAAATAAAATCGATTTATCCAATATGCATTATGACGTGTGGGTTGCCCGTTATGAGGCCAAACACGTTTATTCCAATCCGATCATGTGGCAGGTCACCAGCACCGGTTCAATTAACGGCATCAATGGAAACGTTGACATTGACTTCCTCTATAAGGACTTAACTCCAAAGCTTCCGGGAAATATGTGGAGGACCATTGGCGGAAAGACCTATTACTATCAGAATTATTCTATCCAGAAAAATGCCTGGATCAACGACGGCTCCGGTTGGTTCTTTATGAACGAAGAGGGACTGGCTGCCACCGGATGGTTTGATAAGGATGGGCTGCGTTATTATCTTGACGAAACCTCCGGACGGATGAACACCGGATGGAAACAGCTCTCCGGCAAATGGTATTTCTTTAATCCAAGCGGCTCCATGAATACCGGCTGGCTGGCTGACAACGGGTCACGCTATTATCTTGGTTCAGATGGTGTCATGAACACCGGATGGCAGGAATTAAACGGCCAGTATTACTACCTGGATCCATCTTCGGGCCAAATGGCTGCCGGATGGAAGAACTTAAACGGCAAGTGGTATTTCTTACAGGAAAGCGGTGTAATGGCCACAGGCTGGCTTGATAACAATGGTGCCCGGTATTACTTAAATAATGACGGTTCCATGGCTACGGGCTGGTATACGGAAGGCTCTTCCAAGTATTATCTGGCAGGAAACGGCGCAGTGTCCACAGGATGGCAGTTCATCGATAACAGCTGGTATTTCTTTAACCAGAGCGGAGCCATGGCTACAGGCTGGATCAATCCTGACGGAAGCTGGTACTATCTTGCTAACGACGGAAAGATGCAGTCCGGATGGCTTGAGGAACGGGGAACTAAGTATTATTTAAGCACTTCTTCCGGTAAGATGACCGTAGGCTGGAGACAGATCGATGGAAATTGGTATTACTTTGGCGGAAACGGCGCCATGGCAACCGGAATGACACAGGTAGGCGGCCTGCAGTATTACTTAAACCCGGCTGATGGAAAGATGGCAGTCTCTACTACTTTTGTACTGGATGGAGTCTCCTATACCGCTGATGCAAACGGCGCATGCACTGTGACTCCGCAGACAGCCTCCGGGCAGACGGAAGGAGAAACCACGGCAGAA
- a CDS encoding cell wall-binding protein — MQYRKKMTALLIAGLVGTAALIPADTAWGATGWVAEGSQWKYIDQDGSAHKGWVKTSDGTFYFLDLSTGIMATGWKQINGNWYYFHSNGAMATKWIQDGGKYYYLMDDTGVLVKGWLKIGNDYYYMKGDGSMSTGWREMDGGWYYFKENGKCTIGWGQIGSDWFYFGSDGKMVTGWKQIDNAYYYLNVDSKSVLGRMMTGWLSDGTNKYYMDNNGKMAHGWKQIDGSWYYFNDSGHMMTGWIQLSGVYYYLDPSTGKMAVNTTLTIDGKSYTFGSNGAYQNNASGSPSGSTGGNSPGGSSTGSSNAPGGTNSTPSGSNGPGGSSSSDGNTLSGAPGSSSNDTPGGSSNPSGNNGYQLSPGLTNGPG; from the coding sequence ATGCAATACCGAAAGAAGATGACGGCGCTGCTCATAGCAGGGCTTGTAGGAACCGCTGCCCTGATACCGGCAGATACGGCCTGGGGAGCCACCGGCTGGGTTGCGGAAGGTTCTCAGTGGAAGTATATAGACCAGGATGGTTCCGCTCATAAAGGCTGGGTAAAGACATCCGACGGAACCTTTTATTTTCTTGATCTCTCCACAGGCATTATGGCTACCGGCTGGAAGCAGATCAACGGAAACTGGTACTATTTTCATTCCAACGGCGCCATGGCTACCAAGTGGATACAAGACGGCGGAAAATATTATTACCTCATGGATGACACAGGTGTCCTTGTAAAAGGCTGGCTAAAAATAGGCAATGACTATTATTACATGAAAGGCGACGGTTCCATGTCCACCGGATGGCGGGAAATGGACGGCGGCTGGTATTATTTTAAAGAAAATGGTAAATGCACCATTGGATGGGGGCAGATTGGAAGTGACTGGTTTTATTTCGGCTCTGACGGCAAGATGGTCACCGGCTGGAAGCAGATCGATAATGCCTACTATTACTTAAATGTAGATTCCAAGTCCGTGTTAGGTCGGATGATGACCGGCTGGCTCAGTGACGGAACCAACAAGTATTACATGGACAACAATGGAAAGATGGCCCATGGCTGGAAACAGATTGACGGCTCCTGGTATTATTTTAATGATTCCGGACATATGATGACCGGTTGGATACAGCTCTCCGGTGTTTATTATTATCTTGACCCATCTACCGGTAAGATGGCGGTAAATACTACCCTTACCATTGACGGAAAAAGCTATACCTTTGGTTCCAACGGAGCTTACCAGAACAATGCTTCTGGTTCTCCATCCGGCTCAACCGGCGGAAACAGCCCCGGAGGTTCATCAACCGGCTCCTCCAATGCACCGGGCGGGACCAATTCGACTCCATCAGGCTCCAATGGGCCAGGAGGCTCCTCTTCTTCTGATGGTAATACTTTAAGCGGAGCCCCGGGAAGTTCTTCAAACGATACTCCTGGCGGTTCGTCAAATCCATCAGGCAATAACGGATATCAGTTGTCACCAGGGCTTACCAATGGCCCCGGCTGA
- a CDS encoding sugar phosphate nucleotidyltransferase, whose product MDRNVIICRSILENPAVTQRDLSKELSVSLGTVNNLIKECIEKKYINLGNSNDLYELLPAGQALLNNNKVDGAVIIAAGFGSRFVPLTFETPKGLLEVFGERMIERQIRQLHEAGIRDITIVVGYLKEKFEYLIDKYQVKLLYNPEYSQKNTLTTIYHARELLRGRNMYVLSSDNWMRHNMYHAYEGGAWYSASFMEGETSEWCLDYNKKGRILNVSVGGQDKWVMYGPVFFSKSFSEQFLTVLENYYQLPGTEQFYWENVYMEMLSGEAAKRLPHIHEAKQDIDLFINRRPADEVYEFENLEELRLFDLKYQRHSDNEAMELVSTVFHVPESEITEIRCLKSGMTNKSFLFKIKDRHYICRIPGPGTDLLINRQQEKAVYDVLGKLDITEKVIYFNGETGYKIAEFYEDTHNANPYCREEMERCMAVVRKLHKSGLKVDHSFDIRERIDFYEKLCKAHGDILFDDYSLVRTQMTELMNRLDSLGHKKVLSHIDTVVDNFLMMPDGGVRLIDWEYSGMCDPLIDIGMSAIYSYLNEEETDDLIRIYLEREPSDEERFTIYAYMALGGFLWSLWAVYKAALGEEFGEYTIIMYRYAKHYYKKCSEISKI is encoded by the coding sequence ATGGATCGTAACGTCATCATCTGCCGTTCCATTCTGGAAAACCCGGCAGTCACACAGAGAGATTTATCGAAAGAGCTTAGCGTTTCCTTGGGAACCGTTAATAACCTAATAAAGGAATGCATAGAAAAAAAATATATTAATCTTGGAAATAGTAATGATTTATACGAACTGCTCCCAGCAGGACAAGCCCTTCTAAATAATAATAAAGTAGACGGTGCGGTCATCATCGCTGCCGGCTTCGGCTCCCGTTTCGTCCCATTAACCTTCGAAACCCCCAAAGGTCTGCTGGAAGTATTCGGAGAGCGCATGATCGAACGGCAGATCCGCCAGCTTCACGAAGCAGGAATCAGGGATATTACCATTGTGGTCGGATACTTAAAAGAAAAATTTGAATATCTTATAGACAAATATCAGGTTAAGCTTTTATATAATCCTGAATATTCCCAGAAAAACACACTGACCACCATTTATCACGCCCGTGAGCTTCTCCGTGGAAGAAATATGTATGTCCTTTCTTCTGACAACTGGATGCGCCACAACATGTATCACGCCTACGAAGGCGGCGCATGGTACTCTGCGTCATTCATGGAAGGGGAAACCTCTGAATGGTGTCTTGATTATAATAAGAAGGGACGCATTTTAAATGTATCCGTTGGCGGCCAGGACAAATGGGTGATGTACGGGCCTGTTTTCTTCTCAAAATCATTCTCAGAGCAGTTCCTGACCGTATTAGAGAATTATTACCAGCTTCCTGGAACAGAGCAATTCTACTGGGAAAATGTCTACATGGAAATGTTATCCGGAGAAGCAGCTAAAAGGCTTCCTCATATTCACGAGGCAAAACAGGACATTGATTTATTCATCAACCGAAGACCGGCTGACGAGGTATATGAATTTGAAAACCTGGAAGAGCTTCGCCTCTTTGACCTAAAATACCAGCGCCATTCCGATAATGAAGCCATGGAATTAGTATCTACAGTATTCCATGTGCCAGAATCAGAAATCACAGAAATACGGTGCTTAAAATCGGGAATGACCAACAAATCCTTCCTGTTTAAGATCAAGGACCGCCATTATATCTGCCGCATCCCGGGACCCGGAACGGATCTCCTGATCAACCGGCAGCAGGAAAAAGCGGTTTATGACGTCCTGGGCAAACTGGATATCACGGAAAAGGTTATTTACTTTAATGGAGAAACCGGATATAAGATTGCGGAATTTTATGAAGACACCCACAATGCCAATCCTTACTGCCGGGAAGAAATGGAACGCTGCATGGCGGTTGTCCGAAAGCTCCACAAATCCGGTCTTAAGGTTGACCATTCCTTTGACATTCGTGAACGGATCGATTTTTATGAAAAGCTATGTAAGGCCCACGGGGATATCCTGTTTGACGATTACAGCCTGGTCCGCACGCAGATGACTGAGCTTATGAACCGGCTGGACAGTCTGGGACATAAAAAGGTCCTTTCTCATATTGATACAGTAGTCGACAACTTTTTAATGATGCCAGACGGTGGCGTGCGCTTAATTGACTGGGAATATTCCGGAATGTGCGATCCCCTTATAGACATCGGCATGAGCGCGATTTACTCCTATTTAAATGAAGAAGAAACAGATGACCTCATAAGGATCTACCTGGAACGGGAGCCTTCTGATGAAGAGCGGTTCACCATTTACGCTTATATGGCTCTTGGCGGCTTCCTGTGGAGCCTTTGGGCAGTATACAAGGCAGCCTTAGGGGAGGAATTTGGCGAATATACCATAATCATGTATCGTTATGCGAAACACTATTACAAAAAGTGCTCCGAAATCTCCAAAATATAG